A section of the Humulus lupulus chromosome 2, drHumLupu1.1, whole genome shotgun sequence genome encodes:
- the LOC133818011 gene encoding serine/threonine-protein kinase PBL34-like encodes MFEDFEKMGLGPDAIQVGAWSVGKSNGKKKKDEDDEGTGCWIKFRFMGGCLSSKAKVDGSISGSGTSTQYAESKSTNDTSKDQPVVPVVSSSTTTSFAESTPSTPNVAEELKISSQLRKFNFNELKSATRGFRSESLLGEGGFGCVYKGWISEGGTAPVKAGMGIPVAVKTLNHDGLQGHREWLAEVNYLGDLLHQNLVKLIGCCIEDDQRLLVYEFMPRGSLENHLFRRSLPLPWSIRMKIALGAAKGLAFLHEEAEKPVIYRDFKTSNILLDADYNAKLSDFGLAKDGPEGDKTHVSTRVMGTYGYAAPEYVMTGHLTSKSDVYSFGVVLLEMLTGRRSMDKNRPNGEQNLVEWARPHLGERRRFYRLLDPRLEGRFSIKGAQKALQLAAHCLTRDQKARPLMSEVVEVLKPLPEMKDMASSSSYFQALQVERSGSAARNNSRMQTGLVRNGQPIRSLSASNAQHASPYHLNQRNWSPKPREQSSK; translated from the exons atgtttgaggattttgagaaGATGGGATTAGGTCCTGATGCTATTCAAGTTGGTGCGTGGAGTGTGggaaaatcaaatggaaagaaaaagaaagacgaGGATGATGAAGGGACAGGGTGTTGGATTAAATTTAGGTTCATGGGGGGCTGCTTGTCTTCGAAGGCCAAAGTGGATGGCTCCATAAGTGGCAGTGGTACTAGCACACAATATG CGGAAAGTAAATCTACAAATGACACCAGCAAAGACCAACCAGTTGTTCCAGTAGTTTCATCGTCGACAACTACTAGCTTTGCTGAAAGTACTCCATCAACTCCCAATGTAGCTGAGGAATTGAAAATTTCTTCTCAGCTTCGAAAATTCAACTTTAATGAGCTGAAGTCTGCTACAAGAGGTTTTAGATCTGAGAGTCTTCTGGGTGAGGGTGGATTTGGCTGTGTATACAAAGGTTGGATCAGCGAAGGTGGAACTGCTCCAGTGAAAGCAGGCATGGGGATTCCAGTTGCAGTAAAGACTCTGAATCATGATGGACTCCAGGGTCACAGAGAATGGCTG GCTGAAGTTAATTATCTTGGTGACCTTCTGCACCAGAATTTAGTTAAGTTGATTGGTTGCTGCATCGAGGATGATCAAAGGTTACTTGTTTATGAGTTTATGCCCcgtggaagcttggagaatcaCCTTTTTAGGA GGTCTCTGCCTCTTCCTTGGTCAATCAGAATGAAAATAGCACTTGGTGCTGCAAAAGGTCTTGCCTTTCTTCACGAGGAAGCTGAAAAGCCAGTGATATACCGAGATTTTAAAACATCTAATATCTTATTGGATGCG GACTACAATGCAAAGCTTTCTGATTTTGGGCTAGCTAAAGATGGTCCAGAGGGTGATAAAACTCATGTATCTACCCGGGTGATGGGCACTTATGGTTATGCAGCTCCTGAGTATGTGATGACAG GACATCTTACTTCAAAGAGCGATGTCTATAGCTTTGGAGTGGTTCTGCTTGAAATGTTGACTGGCCGAAGATCTATGGACAAAAATCGACCGAATGGAGAGCAGAACTTGGTGGAGTGGGCGCGGCCACATCTTGGAGAAAGGCGAAGGTTCTATCGACTATTAGATCCTCGACTTGAAGGTCGTTTCTCAATCAAAGGTGCTCAGAAAGCACTTCAATTGGCTGCTCACTGCCTTACCCGTGACCAGAAAGCTAGGCCATTGATGAGTGAAGTTGTTGAAGTGCTAAAGCCTCTGcctgagatgaaggatatggcgTCTTCCTCATCATACTTTCAAGCTCTTCAGGTAGAGCGATCTGGGTCTGCTGCTAGAAATAACAGTAGAATGCAGACAGGGCTCGTTAGGAATGGACAACCAATAAGAAGCCTCTCTGCATCAAATGCTCAGCATGCTTCTCCGTATCACCTCAATCAGCGAAACTGGTCACCAAAACCTAGAGAACAATCTTCGAAGTGA
- the LOC133818013 gene encoding homeobox-leucine zipper protein ATHB-20-like isoform X2, with protein sequence MAFPPHSFIFQSHQEDHHHHQDHHHHLAPSTSSHHHPFHGGHHHAPFMMKRSLSFSGADENNHNHSNIINKCTEEMLHGEDELSDDGSQLGEKKKRLNLEQVKTLEKSFEMGNKLEPERKMQLAKALGLQPRQVAIWFQNRRARWKTKQLERDYDVLKKQFDVLKADNDSLQDQNKKLHAELSSLKGRDISNDSGRDHHHHHHHHHHQNFKKEAADQGSWSNGSDENSSDVNLDISRPPLINTTTTTTTTSSASSQLVQNLFPSTLRPSSITQLLQGSSSSRSDFQCLKQADPHHHHQLVQSEESFCNLFVNGTTAATATAATAGVEDQQPSFWPWPEQHNYFH encoded by the exons ATGGCTTTCCCACCTCACAGTTTCATCTTCCAATCTCACCAAGAAGATCATCACCATCACCAAGACCATCATCACCACTTAGCTCCTTCCACCTCATCTCATCACCACCCCTTCCATG GTGGTCACCACCACGCGCCATTCATgatgaagagatcactgtcgttTTCAGGTGCTGATGAGAACAACCACAATCATAGCAATATTATTAATAAATGCACGGAAGAAATGTTGCATGGAGAGGATGAGTTGTCTGATGATGGATCCCAGCTAGGGGAGAAGAAAAAGAGGCTGAATCTCGAACAGGTGAAGACTCTTGAGAAGAGCTTTGAGATGGGGAATAAGCTTGAGCCCGAGAGAAAAATGCAGCTGGCTAAGGCTTTGGGGCTGCAGCCCAGGCAGGTCGCTATTTGGTTTCAGAACAGGAGAGCCAGGTGGAAGACAAAGCAACTTGAGAGGGACTATGATGTTTTGAAGAAGCAGTTCGATGTTCTTAAGGCTGATAATGATTCTCTCCAGGATCAGAATAAGAAGCTTCACGCAGAG TTATCGTCATTGAAAGGTAGAGACATCTCAAATGACTCCGGGCGtgatcatcatcaccatcatcatcatcatcatcatcaaaacTTTAAGAAAGAAGCAGCTGATCAAGGGTCATGGAGTAATGGAAGTGATGAAAACAGTTCAGATGTCAACTTAGATATTTCAAGGCCACCACTAATAaacaccactactactacaactactacttcaTCAGCTTCTTCTCAACTAGTACAAAACCTCTTCCCTTCAACCCTTAGACCATCTTCCATAACCCAACTTCTCCAAGGCTCATCATCATCAAGGTCAGACTTCCAATGCCTCAAGCAGGCTGACCCTCATCACCATCATCAATTGGTGCAATCAGAAGAAAGCTTTTGCAACTTGTTCGTCAATGGCACTACTGCTGCCACTGCCACCGCCGCCACCGCCGGCGTTGAGGATCAACAACCTAGCTTCTGGCCGTGGCCCGAGCAGCATAATTATTTTCACTGA
- the LOC133818013 gene encoding homeobox-leucine zipper protein ATHB-20-like isoform X1, with the protein MAFPPHSFIFQSHQEDHHHHQDHHHHLAPSTSSHHHPFHGGHHHAPFMMKRSLSFSGADENNHNHSNIINKCTEEMLHGEDELSDDGSQLGEKKKRLNLEQVKTLEKSFEMGNKLEPERKMQLAKALGLQPRQVAIWFQNRRARWKTKQLERDYDVLKKQFDVLKADNDSLQDQNKKLHAELHHGVRESNLSSLKGRDISNDSGRDHHHHHHHHHHQNFKKEAADQGSWSNGSDENSSDVNLDISRPPLINTTTTTTTTSSASSQLVQNLFPSTLRPSSITQLLQGSSSSRSDFQCLKQADPHHHHQLVQSEESFCNLFVNGTTAATATAATAGVEDQQPSFWPWPEQHNYFH; encoded by the exons ATGGCTTTCCCACCTCACAGTTTCATCTTCCAATCTCACCAAGAAGATCATCACCATCACCAAGACCATCATCACCACTTAGCTCCTTCCACCTCATCTCATCACCACCCCTTCCATG GTGGTCACCACCACGCGCCATTCATgatgaagagatcactgtcgttTTCAGGTGCTGATGAGAACAACCACAATCATAGCAATATTATTAATAAATGCACGGAAGAAATGTTGCATGGAGAGGATGAGTTGTCTGATGATGGATCCCAGCTAGGGGAGAAGAAAAAGAGGCTGAATCTCGAACAGGTGAAGACTCTTGAGAAGAGCTTTGAGATGGGGAATAAGCTTGAGCCCGAGAGAAAAATGCAGCTGGCTAAGGCTTTGGGGCTGCAGCCCAGGCAGGTCGCTATTTGGTTTCAGAACAGGAGAGCCAGGTGGAAGACAAAGCAACTTGAGAGGGACTATGATGTTTTGAAGAAGCAGTTCGATGTTCTTAAGGCTGATAATGATTCTCTCCAGGATCAGAATAAGAAGCTTCACGCAGAG CTGCACCATGGAGTCCGTGAATCTAAT TTATCGTCATTGAAAGGTAGAGACATCTCAAATGACTCCGGGCGtgatcatcatcaccatcatcatcatcatcatcatcaaaacTTTAAGAAAGAAGCAGCTGATCAAGGGTCATGGAGTAATGGAAGTGATGAAAACAGTTCAGATGTCAACTTAGATATTTCAAGGCCACCACTAATAaacaccactactactacaactactacttcaTCAGCTTCTTCTCAACTAGTACAAAACCTCTTCCCTTCAACCCTTAGACCATCTTCCATAACCCAACTTCTCCAAGGCTCATCATCATCAAGGTCAGACTTCCAATGCCTCAAGCAGGCTGACCCTCATCACCATCATCAATTGGTGCAATCAGAAGAAAGCTTTTGCAACTTGTTCGTCAATGGCACTACTGCTGCCACTGCCACCGCCGCCACCGCCGGCGTTGAGGATCAACAACCTAGCTTCTGGCCGTGGCCCGAGCAGCATAATTATTTTCACTGA